A genomic region of Rhodobium gokarnense contains the following coding sequences:
- a CDS encoding class I SAM-dependent methyltransferase → MIGSGELSDDARGKLEMSGEAAFLDIWDAVRAHTAISAEYGLALFRACRYLAERPVPGSIVQCGIEDVGSAMVIMATLKAFGSADRPFFVLGSFEAATDGEVKAPGSVDALRETLAGTGYDMERVVFVDGDVTETLAKTRTGAAALVKLDAASYEVTLVEIDGLYQRLTQHGVIAVDGGDHWQGMRKALEAYFSRDAADNGYQIRKPLFQWIDFTRCVAIRSAPTPRLQAWRYDYVPPNLEKIDLLPHFPSLAETDTRTIGWRYLRKEVPHIFRTDLRSVVPNIGVLSMEEAHILYNLARAFAGKRGLEIGCHLGWSTAHILAGGIDLDVIDPRLIKGEHHDAVADSIRRSNPDATVRLWAGFSPSVVPAVAAADDRPFSFAFIDGNHDGEAPRLDVETVAPLCAETACLVFHDLVSPAVAGGFRAAGEMGWNTRIYNTMQVMGVAWRGDFEPFEHIPDERTPAFSLPGTSRV, encoded by the coding sequence GTGATTGGAAGCGGCGAACTGAGCGACGACGCGCGCGGCAAACTGGAGATGTCGGGCGAGGCGGCGTTCCTGGACATCTGGGATGCCGTGCGGGCCCATACGGCGATCTCGGCCGAATACGGGCTGGCGCTGTTCCGGGCCTGCCGCTATCTGGCGGAGCGCCCGGTGCCGGGCTCGATCGTCCAATGCGGTATCGAGGATGTCGGGTCGGCGATGGTGATCATGGCAACCCTGAAGGCGTTCGGGTCCGCGGACCGGCCGTTCTTCGTGCTGGGCAGCTTCGAGGCGGCGACGGACGGCGAGGTGAAGGCGCCCGGCTCGGTCGATGCGCTCCGCGAGACCCTTGCCGGCACCGGATACGACATGGAGCGCGTGGTCTTCGTCGACGGCGACGTGACCGAGACCCTTGCGAAAACGCGCACCGGCGCGGCGGCGCTGGTCAAGCTCGATGCCGCATCCTATGAGGTGACCCTCGTGGAGATCGACGGGCTTTATCAGCGCCTTACCCAGCACGGCGTGATCGCCGTCGACGGCGGCGACCATTGGCAGGGGATGCGCAAGGCGCTCGAGGCGTATTTCTCGCGCGATGCCGCCGACAACGGCTACCAGATCAGGAAGCCGCTGTTCCAGTGGATCGACTTCACGAGGTGCGTCGCGATCCGCTCCGCGCCGACGCCGCGGCTCCAGGCCTGGCGCTATGACTACGTTCCGCCGAACCTTGAGAAGATCGATCTTCTGCCGCATTTCCCCTCGCTTGCGGAGACGGACACGAGGACGATCGGCTGGCGTTACCTGCGCAAGGAAGTGCCGCATATCTTCCGCACCGACCTCAGGTCGGTCGTGCCCAATATCGGCGTCCTCTCCATGGAAGAGGCCCACATCCTCTACAACCTGGCGCGGGCCTTTGCCGGCAAGCGCGGCCTTGAGATCGGCTGTCATCTCGGCTGGTCGACGGCCCATATCCTTGCCGGCGGCATCGACCTCGACGTCATCGATCCCCGATTGATCAAGGGCGAGCACCACGACGCGGTGGCGGACTCGATCCGGCGCAGCAATCCCGATGCAACCGTGCGCCTGTGGGCCGGATTTTCGCCCTCCGTCGTGCCGGCCGTCGCGGCCGCCGACGACCGGCCGTTTTCGTTCGCGTTCATCGACGGAAACCACGACGGCGAGGCGCCCCGGCTCGACGTCGAGACGGTTGCGCCCCTTTGCGCGGAAACGGCGTGCCTGGTGTTTCACGATCTGGTCTCGCCGGCCGTTGCGGGCGGCTTCCGGGCAGCGGGCGAGATGGGCTGGAACACGCGCATCTACAACACGATGCAGGTGATGGGCGTCGCCTGGCGCGGCGATTTCGAGCCGTTCGAGCATATCCCGGACGAACGGACGCCCGCATTCTCGCTGCCGGGGACCTCACGCGTCTGA
- a CDS encoding glycosyltransferase family 4 protein: MTSADDTKVLHDDSVFHWAEALFYEPFYSEKKIDKKFRDNDSTVENFVTFGAERNISPSPLFSIQYYRRVRSADEGAGPELAKGVFFDWVKNGVARRIVPTIHFDNEWYEDQYADDLADGQWGFEHYLTRGRLEPLRFRPNPWFSPEQLLAPGSTPFPPDRVYEACLHTGNKLSRPFNPYLRTWGRPYGPAWLPEGSPPIEPVGGMPPRRLLDSLCRGWEGDDVRRHFRHVSMLVTIFQREFYVRVAELDPMTPHVDAFFDFLRTGLDRGLPPTPFFDPDIYVERLAEAGHALPEPEQAFRHWLEHRKDHGIVPTLLMDRDYYLDQVERADAAAAAADPLVHYLTEGVANRLSPAPDVTRALLDKAMRISAGEIPGIYRYLLFAENEEEYFDAGPSVAAVGTRTYPNGVSFALSRLETYLKNARPDKIRARLKGPVISEIWRRATELEPRVGHSDHTFRLAIPPFQSALANVVEPMRRMLERSQYDTVVCVPHCRMSGAALVAGAFCKAMRKAYPERSMLLVRTDGPYFQRPEWFPEEIGNVDISSFARSIPPHDRDRLLMDLLIGVAPSMIVNVNSYLAWNTFLEFGDRLKLFADLYAYMFCFDHNKQDVLTGYPARFFDTTIDNLSGVMLDTQYLKNQLTDIFKLPKAIQDKLWPIYSYVPMPPRDEPLVNTLAARDRPDGRWRVFWGGRLDRQKRFDVVIEIARAMPDIDFVCWGAAVLDENPYDPSTFPDNLTLNDPYESFETLPIDECDLWLYTSQWDGLPTVLIEVGLAGLPIVASRVGGVGELVSEETGYPVDAFDDPRAYIEQIRAIQQAPEVAVEKTRRLHELAITRHAQDRYADDLKQMLGEGS; the protein is encoded by the coding sequence ATGACGTCTGCAGACGATACGAAAGTTTTGCACGATGACAGCGTATTCCATTGGGCGGAAGCGCTTTTTTACGAGCCGTTCTACTCCGAAAAGAAGATCGACAAGAAATTCCGCGACAACGATTCGACGGTGGAGAATTTCGTCACCTTCGGAGCCGAGCGAAATATTTCCCCCAGTCCGCTCTTTTCCATCCAGTATTACCGCCGCGTTCGAAGCGCGGACGAAGGCGCCGGACCGGAACTTGCCAAGGGTGTGTTCTTCGACTGGGTCAAGAATGGCGTCGCCAGGCGGATCGTGCCGACCATCCATTTCGACAATGAATGGTACGAGGACCAGTACGCCGACGACCTGGCCGACGGCCAGTGGGGGTTCGAGCACTACCTGACGCGCGGGCGTCTCGAGCCGCTCCGGTTTCGTCCCAATCCGTGGTTTTCGCCCGAGCAGCTTCTCGCGCCGGGCAGCACCCCGTTCCCGCCCGACCGCGTCTACGAGGCCTGCCTGCACACCGGCAACAAGCTGAGCCGGCCCTTCAATCCGTACCTGCGGACCTGGGGCCGCCCCTACGGCCCGGCCTGGTTGCCGGAAGGCTCGCCGCCGATCGAGCCGGTGGGCGGGATGCCGCCGAGACGCCTTCTGGATTCCCTTTGCCGGGGATGGGAGGGCGACGACGTGCGGCGGCACTTCCGGCATGTCTCCATGCTGGTGACGATCTTCCAGCGGGAATTCTACGTCCGGGTTGCCGAGCTCGACCCGATGACGCCCCATGTGGACGCCTTTTTCGATTTCCTGAGGACCGGCCTCGACCGGGGCCTGCCGCCGACGCCCTTCTTCGACCCCGACATCTATGTCGAACGGCTCGCAGAGGCCGGCCACGCGCTGCCCGAGCCGGAGCAGGCGTTTCGCCATTGGCTGGAACACCGCAAGGACCACGGCATCGTCCCGACGCTCCTGATGGATCGCGACTACTACCTCGACCAGGTGGAGAGGGCGGACGCGGCGGCGGCGGCCGCCGATCCGCTGGTCCATTACCTGACCGAAGGGGTCGCAAACCGCCTGTCCCCGGCACCCGATGTGACGCGGGCCCTTCTCGACAAGGCGATGCGCATCAGCGCCGGCGAAATCCCCGGCATCTATCGCTACCTGCTCTTCGCCGAGAACGAGGAGGAGTATTTCGATGCCGGTCCGTCAGTCGCAGCGGTCGGGACGCGCACCTATCCCAACGGCGTGTCGTTCGCGCTCAGCCGGCTTGAGACATACCTCAAGAACGCCCGGCCGGACAAAATCCGCGCGCGCCTGAAAGGGCCGGTGATCTCGGAGATCTGGCGCCGGGCGACGGAGCTGGAGCCGCGCGTCGGTCACTCCGATCACACATTTCGCCTGGCGATACCGCCATTCCAGTCGGCCCTTGCAAATGTCGTCGAGCCGATGCGCCGCATGCTGGAACGATCGCAATACGACACCGTGGTCTGCGTGCCGCACTGCCGCATGTCCGGGGCCGCCCTCGTCGCCGGTGCGTTCTGCAAGGCGATGCGCAAGGCCTATCCGGAACGCTCCATGCTGCTGGTGCGCACCGACGGGCCTTATTTCCAGCGGCCGGAATGGTTTCCCGAAGAGATCGGCAACGTTGACATCAGCTCTTTCGCCAGGAGCATCCCGCCCCACGATCGCGACCGGCTGCTGATGGATCTCCTGATCGGCGTCGCACCGTCGATGATCGTCAACGTCAACAGCTATCTGGCGTGGAACACGTTCCTGGAGTTCGGCGACCGCTTGAAGCTTTTCGCGGACCTCTACGCCTATATGTTCTGCTTCGACCACAACAAGCAGGACGTCCTGACCGGCTATCCGGCGCGCTTCTTCGACACCACGATCGATAATCTGAGCGGCGTGATGCTCGATACGCAGTACCTGAAGAACCAGCTTACCGACATCTTCAAGCTGCCGAAGGCGATCCAGGACAAGCTCTGGCCCATCTACTCCTATGTGCCGATGCCGCCTCGGGACGAGCCGCTCGTGAACACGCTTGCCGCGCGCGACCGGCCGGACGGCCGCTGGCGGGTGTTCTGGGGCGGGCGCCTCGACCGCCAGAAACGCTTCGACGTGGTGATCGAGATCGCCCGGGCCATGCCCGATATCGATTTCGTCTGCTGGGGCGCGGCGGTGCTGGACGAAAACCCCTACGACCCGAGCACGTTCCCGGACAATCTCACGCTCAACGACCCCTACGAGTCGTTCGAAACGCTGCCGATCGACGAATGCGACCTCTGGCTCTACACGTCCCAGTGGGACGGCCTGCCCACGGTGCTGATCGAGGTCGGGCTCGCCGGCCTGCCGATCGTTGCCTCCCGGGTGGGCGGCGTCGGCGAACTCGTGTCGGAGGAGACCGGCTATCCGGTCGATGCCTTCGATGACCCGCGCGCCTATATCGAGCAGATCAGGGCCATTCAGCAGGCCCCGGAGGTCGCCGTGGAAAAGACCCGCCGGCTGCATGAGCTGGCCATCACGCGCCACGCGCAGGACCGCTATGCGGACGATCTGAAGCAGATGCTGGGAGAGGGGTCATGA
- a CDS encoding glycosyltransferase family A protein — translation MSGDIDITAVVTGHGEGVLLGPTLASLCEAADVARGQGLSVECIAVLDRASDGTRAMFGPGAPMDGAFQVEEVDFGDQGLTRNHGASKARGRYVAMLDGDDLWSFNWLSEAHKLCQAAPAPVIVHPEFNIFFENYHGTFVNIPSDSELFDDDAFRAFNYWDALCFADRSIFLDHPYERRDIANGFALEDWHWGWETYCAGVEHVVAPDTVHFKRRRIRSQSVEAKARRALPPFHPFQRYSWHDPAKQD, via the coding sequence ATGAGCGGAGACATCGACATCACAGCCGTCGTCACGGGTCATGGCGAGGGCGTGCTCCTCGGTCCGACGCTGGCAAGTCTGTGCGAGGCGGCGGACGTCGCGCGCGGCCAGGGGCTTTCCGTCGAATGCATCGCCGTCCTCGACCGGGCGAGCGACGGCACCCGCGCCATGTTCGGCCCCGGCGCCCCGATGGACGGCGCCTTCCAGGTCGAAGAGGTCGATTTCGGCGACCAGGGCCTGACCCGGAACCACGGTGCGTCGAAGGCCCGCGGCCGGTACGTGGCGATGCTCGACGGGGACGACCTGTGGAGTTTCAACTGGCTTTCCGAGGCCCACAAGCTCTGCCAGGCGGCGCCGGCGCCGGTGATCGTGCACCCCGAATTCAACATCTTTTTCGAGAATTACCACGGCACCTTCGTCAACATCCCCTCGGACTCCGAGCTGTTCGACGACGACGCGTTCCGCGCCTTCAACTACTGGGATGCGCTGTGCTTTGCCGACCGCTCGATCTTCCTCGACCATCCCTATGAGCGCCGCGATATCGCGAACGGATTTGCGCTGGAGGACTGGCATTGGGGCTGGGAGACCTATTGCGCCGGCGTCGAACACGTGGTTGCCCCCGATACGGTCCATTTCAAACGCCGCCGCATCCGCTCGCAGAGCGTGGAAGCCAAGGCACGGCGGGCCCTGCCGCCGTTCCATCCCTTTCAGCGCTACAGCTGGCACGATCCGGCGAAGCAGGACTAG